A stretch of the Hippocampus zosterae strain Florida chromosome 18, ASM2543408v3, whole genome shotgun sequence genome encodes the following:
- the acads gene encoding short-chain specific acyl-CoA dehydrogenase, mitochondrial: MASILCRATKAIGGCMRGCRGLSQLAELPETHDMLRRTCRDFADRELTPIAARLDKEQTYPAQQILELGAMGVMAMEIPEELGGAGMDYLAYSVAMEEISRGCASTGVVVSVNNSLYLGPILKFGTEVQKQKWIMPFTSGHQVGCFALSEPGNGSDAGAASTVAHQDGDHWVLNGTKAWITNSWDAAAAVIFATTDRKLKHKGISAFVVPMPHPGLSLGKKEDKLGIKASSTANIILEDCRIPLENMLGPRGAGFKIAMQTLDSGRIGIAAQALGIAQASLDCAADYAHKREAFGAPIGKLQAIQFKLADMAVAIESARLLTWKAALLRDAKRPFTKEAAMAKLAASEAATFCSHQAIQILGGMGYVTDMPAERHYRDARITEIYEGTSEIQRLVIAGQLLKDYTT, from the exons ATGGCGTCGATTCTCTGCAGAGCGACCAAAG CCATTGGCGGGTGCATGCGTGGCTGTCGCGGCCTGTCTCAGCTGGCCGAGCTTCCGGAAACTCATGATATGCTGCGTCGGACGTGTCGCGACTTTGCCGACCGGGAACTCACACCCATCGCCGCCCGGCTGGACAAAGAGCAGACGTACCCGGCTCAGCAG ATCTTGGAACTGGGCGCCATGGGCGTGATGGCCATGGAGATCCCCGAGGAGCTGGGCGGCGCCGGAATGGACTACTTGGCGTACAGTGTGGCCATGGAGGAAATCAGTCGCGGCTGCGCCAGCACCGGCGTGGTCGTCTCTGTCAATAAC TCTCTCTACTTGGGTCCGATCCTGAAATTTGGTACCGAGGTCCAGAAGCAGAAGTGGATCATGCCTTTCACCAGCGGCCATCAGGTGGGCTGCTTCGCCCTAAGCGAGCCAG GCAACGGCAGCGACGCAGGTGCCGCGTCTACGGTGGCGCACCAGGACGGCGACCATTGGGTCCTGAATGGCACCAAAGCGTGGATCACCAACAGCTGGGACGCTGCCGCCGCCGTTATCTTCGCCACCACTGACAGGAAGCTCAAACACAAG GGCATCAGCGCCTTTGTGGTGCCCATGCCCCACCCGGGCCTGTCGCTTGGCAAGAAGGAGGACAAACTGGGCATCAAGGCGTCGTCCACAGCCAACATCATCCTGGAGGACTGCAGGATCCCGTTAGAAAACATGCTGGGCCCCCGCGGCGCCGGATTCAAGATTGCTATG CAAACTCTGGACAGTGGGCGCATCGGCATCGCGGCTCAGGCGCTAGGTATCGCTCAGGCGTCGCTGGACTGCGCCGCCGATTACGCGCACAAGCGTGAAGCCTTCGGAGCACCCATCGGAAAACTGCAAGCCATACAG TTCAAACTGGCTGACATGGCGGTAGCCATCGAGAGCGCTCGCCTGCTCACATGGAAGGCGGCCCTCCTGCGCGACGCCAAGAGACCTTTCACTAAG GAAGCCGCAATGGCCAAACTTGCCGCCTCCGAGGCCGCCACCTTCTGCTCCCACCAG GCCATCCAGATTCTGGGCGGGATGGGCTACGTAACGGATATGCCCGCCGAGCGCCACTACCGCGACGCTCGTATCACGGAAATCTACGAGGGCACCAGCGAGATCCAGAGACTGGTCATCGCGGGACAGCTACTCAAGGACTACACGACctag